CCGTTTAGGGCTGGCCATCGTGCACTTAGATCGATCAGCATGACGATCACCACGATTGCTGACGGCGAACTTGCTTGTACAGCGGCAGAGGGAACCGGCTTGACCTCCTCCCCTCTGAGATCACGATGCAGTGATGTTGAGACTCATGGTCTTTTCCCTAATCCGTTTCTCCATAGCTCTGTTGCCCCTGATCCGTTTCTCCAAAGCCGTCCTAGTGCAGAACATGGCTTCACTTGCACACATGCAAATTCAGGTAACAAATAACAGAAACGGATTCAATCTTAGTATATGTCGTACATACATGTGTGCTTCTTGTATAATTTATTTTAATCAGGGGACTGCATGTGCATATGCTGTACATACCTGCATGCTTCTCTTCTAATTGTCGTTATCATGTGTTGGATGTGCAGCAAGGAAATCAGTCCATAGTTTGCAATCTCAGATGACCGAGGGAGGATTTTGTACACCCATAAAGAAAGCAAGCATTCCACAATTTGTAAGTTTGATAAGAATAAGATTTTAATGTGTTGCTATTCAGTTTTATGAGTTATGCATAATATATAGGGCGCCAATATATAGTGCTTACTGTGATTAACTCTTTATGTTTCAGTGTTCATCGTCTACACCAAAATGTGATGAGAAATTGAAACCAAAAGTTGGGATGGAATTCAAAGGACTCGAGGCCGCGGAGGAGTTCTATAAGTCATCTGCACATCATGTGGGTTTTGGAGTTCGAATCGGACAACAAAAGAAGTTGAAGAATGAGGTCGTTCGAACTAAGCGCTTCATGTGCAATAGGGAAGGATTCCAATCTGAGAAGGCTAAAGAGATTGAAGATCCCTTAAAGAAAAGGCGTAAGAATACAACCACAAGATGTGGGATGCACATATTTTCGTTAGGCTGTGTGGTGATAACACCTACAAGATAGACTCATGGGTTGAGCGCCATACTCATGGTCTTGTATCGCCTGACAAGCGTCACTTGATCAGGTCAAATCGCCAAGTCAGCGAGAGGGCAAAGAATACACTGTACACATGCCATAAAGCAAGCATAGGCATCTGCCAGGCATATAGGCTCCTCCAAGTCAGCGAGGATGGGTTTGAAAATGTTGGATGCATGAAGAGGGACTTAGCAAAATTACTACCATGACCTTAGGTATAAAATCAGGAATGCGGATGCTCAAATGTTTGTGGCCCAACTAGCTAGAAAGCAAGACAAGCAACATAATGGCCAATGATGACTTTATACACCTTATTGCAGCTCATTGAGGAATTCAACTTTAGCTTCTAGTTGCTAGTACTACGTATCAGGTGCATAGGAGTAGAATATCAGATTTAGAACTGGACAGATTTTCATTTATTTAACTATTTGTAATGCATCAGAACTTGTGTTTTTATCACATTTGTTTTAgcttattttttttgataCTCAATGTGCTTACAATTGACACTTGGGATAAATTTTGTATACCAAGGAGCAACATCTATAACCAGGCTGAAATGTATCAACTAGAAGCTATTGTCAGCCTGTGAGCTTTTCATTGACTGAAATGCAGCAGCAAGTTCTACTTTCTTACTCTGTGAAAGAGATTCTAGGATGGAGTGTATTTTGCTGCAAGAGCACCTTGCTGTACTAAGATTACTGTAACTTCCTTTTGATATAAAGTACAATGTAAATTTACATCACATCACAAGCTGTAGCTGAAGCTAGCACCTGGGAGAAATGTAGGTGTTATCAACTCTATCAACAGTGAGTTCATTCATCCGTCCTTTACCACTGAGTTTCTAAACCAAAATTCTTTAGCACTGACTAGCATGCATGAGGTGCAAAACTTACAAGCACTGACTAGCATGTATCATAGCAGCACATCAGTTTGAAACTGTAGTCTGCAACAAGCTGAAACTaacacagaagaagaacaaggctGAAACAAAATTCCCATTCACCAACTGCTTGCAATTTACATTCATCGATGAAATGTTATTTACAAGGAAACTACATCCGGGTActcacacagaagaagaagaattgaaATCAACAAGACTATCCTGTAAGACCAAGCTGTGTTAAAcaagaatagaaaaaaaaacaggtatTGGGTTGTCGTCGCCGCCATAGCATGTGTGAGAGAGATTGCCGGCGTCGTCGGGGGACTCCACCTCCAGGATGTGGTCACCACTTTGCGTACGTCACGGTGATTGCTGTCGTAGGGCTCGGGATTTGGTCGCCACCAGCACGAATCCTATGGCGAGCCGGCGGCATCTGTTGTCGTTTGGATGGGGTCTTCCGGCTCGGCATCCCCAGATCCATGCCTCAGGCGCACTGGTTATCTCCGGTGATGGCCGTCGGCATGGGAATCGTCGGAGCTGTAGCAATCGTGGATGGAGGGATTGGGGAAGAATTGGAATCGTGGAGGGACTGAGGGAGCGAAGCACGTGTTGCCTGGGGGGTTCCTTGCAAAAATAAAGACCTGATTAATTGAGGCTGCGGGCAggtttttgcaaattttccaTGCTTTAGATTGGACGCATTGGATGTAGATCGAACGGCCGGAATGCGTTGGATGCAGGGTTACACCAGGCTGTGTGGATTCACACGATACGACGCCTATAGATCATTGATAGGCTTTTCTACGAAGTTGATCAACTtgtcttaaaaaaagaagtaaatttcacaaaatcacactTCTTGGGGCTAGTGTTTCAATGGGTCACAATTATGactaatagtctcacaaaaccacactttttcaGGCAGATCTTCTCACAGAACCCAAATCAGGTAATTAAGAACATTTGATGATGTTTCTGACAAGTGGAACCCACATGTCGGATGCCAGGTCGAACGGATTGGAATGTTTTTTTGTCCACGTCAGCTTTTGTCCGACACCCCGTTAAGCTCCTCTGTCTTTTCGGGAAATCCCGATTCGATCCGGACAtccgacatgtgggtcccacttGTCAGAAACAACATCAAATGCTCTTAATTACCTGATTTGGGTTATGCGAGAAGACTTGCccgaaaaaaaatatgattttatgAGACTATGAGTCATAACTGTGACCCGttgaaaccctaaccccaaaatcccaagaaatgtggttttgtgaaatttactctaaaaaaattagaacatcAAAGTTTTACAACGACGTCAATAGAAATTGAAATCGTCCGCAAACTATTACAACGGAGAAAAATCAACGGAAATGTTGGAAACGCGCCACGACCGGGCGCCCGTACGGCCGTACCGTGCGATTGACATGCACGGACGGCATGGCGCAAAACAACACGCCACGTTCACTTCCAGAACCTTTTCCATCTCGCCTTCTTGCCCTTGTCCTTGTCAGCCTCCTCCCACGTCTTGCCTTGCGCCGGCCGGTCTTGTTGCGATGGCGCCCGTCCCTCCGCGGTCGCCGCGAGCGCGACCCCAGACTTCTcgcccttcttcttgtccCGCGAGAACGACCTGAACGCGAACAGATTAaacttggaggaggaggccacgTCCGGCCGCTTGCCGCTCGCGCccgccggctccggctccggcttcgtcttctccctgcgtgggctgctgctgctaccgtGATCGTCGGGCCATTCCGAGCCGTGCGCCGGTTGCGGCGTGGTGCAGCCGTCGGGATTGAACGTGTCGacgtccgccgccggctgAGCGTCGTCAGCACGTGCGTGTTCCGcggctcgcggcggcggttcGCTGCGCTCCGGCGTCTCTGGCTGCTCAGGCTTCTGCTTCTCCTCTTTTGTTCGCTCAGTTTCCTCGGCCTCCTGTGGTGGTGTTTCTGTATCTCGTTCCGGCGTCTCTGGAGGTCCAGTTGCGCCCATGTCATCTTCAAGCGTTCTCGAGTCCTCCACGCAAGTTGTCGCGGATGAGGCAGGTGCAGAGGTCGTAGTGGCAGCGAAGACGGTGGCGGGCTGGTGCGGACGTGGCGATTCCGACGCGAGAGGCTCTTGGACGTCGCCGGAGCCTACTTGCATGCAAAACGTAGAGGTGTCAGCCAAAGAAAGGCCTGGATCTCCCGTGAGGCCGTAACCTCGCAATCAGAGGCCCGAAACACGGAGACATTGCGCCTTCGAAACTACCATGGCAAACTCAGTTCGCTTGCCAACCTGAGATATATGATGCGCTGAAGCAGCAACGTACCAACAACCTAAACAAATCATCCAACAGCTAAGTTGGGTGGACTCAAATCTCAAATCTCAGTTGACTCAGCAAATCCGCTGTAGAATTGCCAGCAAGCAGGCAGTCATCTGCAGCAGATGACTTGAGCCCTGCGGCTGCGCTACACATGTTCAGAAAAATGCACTATCTTTTACAGCATGAGCTTGTTACGCGGGCAATATCAACAGTGTTGAAGTGTATTTATTGGAAAATAGTTTTCGTGTGAATTTATTGCAATCACACCGGCGACAGACAGGGGAACGAAACTAGTGAAAAACGGCCCAGAACACGGCCGAACTGCAGTAACTATTGTACACGACTGCAGAACGATCAAAATCAAAGTCGTACTATTTCTCACCATTTGCTGACTCCGACGCTGGGTGCTTCTCCGTATGCTCCCGGAGCTCAGAGGTGCCCGCTGGCACAGGTGGCCTGTTGGCCAACCTATCGGCCTCTCTGGCCTCATCGATGTCTTTCTGGGTCAGGAAGCTCGGCTGGTTTGTTGAAGACAGTAGCCTTGCCCACATCCTGTCAGTTATCTTAACCTTGTTCCGAGTTGATGTTACCCTCTGTTGACCAAAAGAATTTTCAAGTCAATGAGTCATTATAATTGCTAAGGTAATATTCAGTAAGAGAGGTGAAGAATGTTCTGAATATCATGTTCCGTACTAACAATCATAGTTGTCGCTTTTTCGAAGGTTACAATCCTAATTACGTAACTCCTGGAACTTCTCTCCTGTTCTGATCCCACACCCTGACTATTGGAAACCATAGATAAAGAATCTGTCGACTTCATGCAGCAAGGTGCAAACGAATGCAAGGGGTTGTGAGTTCTGACCATggtttcaaatagcgggctaTGCTAAATAGCGCTGTCTTTTTCTGAACAGCTAAAAAGTTATAGCGGAGCTATGCCAGATAGCGGAattacaaaaaagaaataaaatatggaTAATTTAATGAAAAACATGATAATCAAGAAATTTGATGAACATAATATACCAGGGCTACAGGAGTTGGGAGCGTGTATGTTTTAGGGTAGGAGTCCATAGATTGACTGTTTCTTCATCTGATTTTCGAGAGTTTTTCGGCCTACATACACTACAAATTTGAGTCGATGGCTTCAATTTTTGGATAGCccatccaaatatgaatagcGGAGTTATTCAAACGCTACAGCTAAACCGTTTAGCGGAGCTAAATCGCGCTTTTGCAGAAATAGCGGCCGTAGCGGTAAAAATTATTACGCTGTCAAAAAGCTCCGCTATAGCCcgctatttaaaaccatgGCTCTGACTAATGTtttccgagttgtggatctcCACTAAATAGAAGGCACAGCGACAAAACTACATTTATCTGTTTTTTGGACCAGCACATCACCCGTGTGTCGCTACAgagtaaaaaaattacaatacATGTTTAAAGAGAATGATGTACTAACATTTTCGTTGTCTCAGACCAAATAATCCATAACCACAATCATCCTAGTTTGCGTATAATCTCTAGATGTATGAAGGTGACAGACCACCCCCACCAGTTGACTTCGTTATAAAGAGTAAAGATTATGCTAATAGCTGTGACAGACTGACAGCATGGTTCGAGGTTACTTATCCTGGGCAGTGATCAATTTGTGCATGGTTTTCTCACAACTTGGGAGTATCATAATAAAGAACGATGTAATTGCCACTTCCACAAAGTTTCAAAGAAAGTGAAACAAAATTCAATCACTTAGAAATATTGATGGCCCTGAAACAAATACCCCCCTCATTTTCCACTGTGAAGCGGAAGTGTACTACCCTAACTCAGTTTCAAAAGTAACGGCGTAAGGACATACTGAAGTTATACTCACATGAAATGGTATGTATGCATGCCTGCCATGGACCATTCCTACTGTGGAGCTATATCCTGCCATTGCACCATGAATGGCACTGTGTGCCAGCAGTGTGCAGTAGACATTGTCTGAAGCATTGCTTGGAATGGCACGGATCATGTAGGTTGGATCTGCCGGTAGAAACAACAGGCCAGGTTAAAACAAAAGCAGGCTGCTGTTTTCACATCCCACAAAAATGATATAGCACAATGCAATAGATAAAGAGAAGTGAACATAAGTTGTTACCTATGTATTTAATAGTCATCTCCATCTTTTTGCTCTTGCAATAATCCTACAAGGAAATAGTGTATAAAACATTAGTGAATTGCTCAGAGAGATCCTGGAAAATGCCTGCTCTGCTAGTAATCCACAAAACTCAACAACAACGAAAAATATGAAGGTTCACTGAGATATTACTTCGATATCAGTATATTAGTAATCCATATGAGTGACTGAGAAATTGACACCATACCAAATCAAAATCAGATGCAAGAATGGCTGCAAATCAACAGGCTGATGAGCCTTGTAGACTTTACAGATAGTTAGATGCAGAATGCATCTAAAATGGACCATTTTAAGTCATGAATTACAGTTTGAATATTACTAGTAAATCTACCTACTCCAAGATTTATGCACAGGCCTATGTGTGTACAATCTGAACATGGCTGCCCACATGAACATACAGCTGGGCCAAGTGTAAGCTAGGTAGCTATGATTATAAGTGATCATAAACCTTGAACCAGCGAACCTCCTCTTGCAATAATTTATGTTACTACAGTAGTGAAGTTTACACAAACATACAACATGGCTTTTTACAAAGTGCAAGTGTTTCATAACCTCACAAAAAGATtcatattactccctccgtcccatattaagtgacaaaatattacatgtatctagacactttttgtgtatagataaattcatatttgggcaaatttgagtcacttaatatgggacggagggagtaaaaaaagTCAGTCATTTTCCATCGGTTGTATAGTGCTCCCCCTATCCAAGGTTGGATTCAAACCTTTCCTAGCATATGCAGGTTTCACACAACTTCAAATGACACATCTATCGGTGTACATGCTTGCAGTTCTAGTGTGAACGTAAAAGATAAATGCACAAAGTTTATGTAATGCAGCATGTGGAGCAAAGTTATCAACAAAAGGAAATCGAAATGGAACAATCTCATGTTAGAGAAGAACTGATGTCCACCTTAATCTTGTGAGTCAACCACAGACCAACATCAAGAAGCAGTTTATTTCCAGATGCATCTAGTTGATCTGCTGCTGGTATACTTTTAGCAATAAGATCCTGTCCTGCCCCCTCAGCCACAACAATAACCATATGGTTGTTCTCCTTCAGCCTCCTTTCTATATACTCGAACAGTCCACCCTCCCCTTCCAAATAGAATGGGGATTCAGGAATTAAGCAGCAATCCTAcagaagatgaagaaaaaatatagaTTATCCAACAAATAATAAGCACTAACTAAGAATGATAAATCCGAATGCATGCACCACAGTAATAGTCAAATACACAGAATATAAACCTTGAAGGAACTACCCAGTGTTGACTAGAATAGCTCAGACATACATAGAAGACTACTTACCACATCTCTGCTTGCCAGAGTAGCACACATTGCAATAAACCCTACATTGGCAAGGAATCATCACAGTGAGGACCAAGGACAGAATAATGCAGCAgttacaagaaaaataaagacaAATTCATTATGATTTGATACAAAGGTTAGTTTTAAAACTGCacaaaacaaataaacatcatactccctccgtccaacaaaggatgtctcaactttgactaaatttaaattcatctatacactaagtcatgtctagatacatccaaattttgacaaacttgagacatcttttgttggacagagggagtaaaagaTTTTTTAACTAATCAGAGCAGatcagcaaaagaaaaatggccCATTGTTTATGTGCCTTTTACCCAGTGGAAGTAGAAACATCACTGGGGAAAAGGATGCAAGAACTCAGCAGCTGCGAAGGGCCCATATTGGGCTGAGCTAACTAACCACTGTAACGACCCATCAGTTTCACCAAGCCTATTCCGTTCTCAGCACTTGAAGCTTCCACATGAGCTGCATCAATGGCACGCTGGGCCTCTTCTACGGCAGTGTCAAAACCAAAGGACTTGTCTATAACCTAAGAATTAATGTGGAGATAAGTATTAACTCATAGCCCCTGCACATATGATCTCTCAAATCAGCCGAGATGCGGTGAAAAAGTAGGTAAATAAATTACCGCTATATCATTATCAATTGTCTTGGGAATACCAGCAACGGCGACTTTTAGACCACGTCTACGAATTTCCTGACAGCAATTCCAAAAGCAGAATCAGATTTCAAACATCTCAGTCAAAACTCTGGTGATattttccctcaaaaataGTATTGATCTATGTGCtgattttttaaataaatgttgCTGCATGAGTCCTGCTGCTAGAGTGCACTTGAACAGACGGCACCGTAGTAGTATGTGCCAATATAGAGGTTAAAGATGGTATCTGAGGTTCTGAACTAGATGTCATGGGCATACTCCTAATAGTGATTACCTTAAATATCTCATATGCTCCCTTCTGAGTTCCATCTCCTCCAATAATGTAAACCTAGATAAGGCACATGCATATTTCGTTCAACTTTCAAAATAAGGAGGATTGTACTAAAACACTTTTCAGCAAACACAAACGACATACCTGATTAATTCCACGATCTTGAATGTTGTCAACAATCTTTCTGGTATCATGACCACCACGTGAAGTTCCAAGAACTGTACCACCCCTTTTGTGGATATCGTTGACACTTTTTGGTGTCATGGGAAGATAATTGCTTGAATAGAAGCCCTTGTATCCATTCTAGAGAATCACTTGCAACATCTTAGAAGTAACTCAAAATGAACCATGCATTGAATTATTTTTGGATTAAGTGCACCACAGTGCTTACTGGCATGTCAAAACCACTGGCCGGTGCAAAGTTCTTAATAGTTGTGTGTGTGATCGCACAAATTCTggactcatgtcacatgatgAAATTCACAGGTCTTGGAACATGCAATTATTTAAGTGTTGTACAATTGAAATGAATTCCCAACTAAGTCTGAAGTAAAATGACCGGGATTTCTTTTCTCAAACACTTGGGTCAAAGATCAAGAAACAAGTAATCTTTTCCCAAACAAAAATACGAAATGGACCAGACAAAGTGCATAAGAAAGGCGAATTACAATGCATTCGCAGTTTACGTCATCTAGAATGGCACAAACCTGTATTCCAAACACATCGTTGACATTGTACATGTGGGACAAGCCACACACCAACTCTCTTATGACAGTATTAAGCCCAGGGCAAAGTCCTCCACATGTTACAATGCATGCTTTCACATCTTCTGGTTCGAAGTAGACCTTTCATGGTTTAAAATTTATGTCACATATATGCAGATAACACAATGCCTTCAAATGATAAAGGCACACATCCAAGGCACCATACCCTCTGACGTGGTCCAGCACGACGAAAGTGAACTCCCCGTGGGCTGTTCTTTTGAACAACCACCTAATGAGGCACAAATAACATGTCATTTCACCAATAACCACCGTACCAAAATAATTATATCAACACATCAGTTGTGACAAAAAAATACCTTTTCTGGTACAGTGTCATCAGCATTGACAAAATACTGCCTGGTAAATATGTGGAAAAAATTTATTTAGCTTATAAGATTTTGTAATGAGCACAGAATAGAGGTTGAGCGCAGGGCAAAGGTGACAACAAAAGGTAAACTGATGGAAAATCCTCTTACTTGACGGTTGAATAGGCAGGGTGATCTTGCAATGGGTTAGGAAAAGTCTGCCAGGAAGATTAAACAAGGAAAAAGTCAGCTTAAGCCTCATGATGTCACCTTGAAATCGGCCACTTCATTATTCCACGAATGCATATGCAGCTGCTCTACAGGAGCAGGGGAAATGGTAGCCAATTGAAACAGAAATCAGATAGGAAAGgaacaggaaaaaaagagacatCCACAAGCACAAGCATGGAAACAACAAATCTGACAAGCTTACGCAATGAAACAGACATCAACATAACAGCCTCAATTCAGATAGGAATGTACAAACTCATGAGGTGACCATGAGGTGACGACACGGAGACTCGCCAGAGCTCAAGTTTATGCAGGTGTCCAAAAAAGTACTGTAACTCAAGCGGTCACACCTGAACCAATCCGAAAAAATTATCACCCAGAAACtcggaaaaacaaaaggaagcaCCCAAATCATCAAGCTCCGCCTCACTACCTCAGTCCTCAGTAATGGCCGCACCTAAATCATCCAAGCAAAAGCATAACCGAGAATACGAGATCGATCCGCGCATAACCAAAATCATCCCCAGTAGCAACGCAATCCTAGAATTTCCCACCGCGGGGGCACTGAATCCGACAATGGAGCAAAGAGAGGGGagtgggtggcggcgctcaCGGGGAGCTCGGGGAGGTAATCGGTAAGGTGCTGGACGTCGTCGAGGACGTAGCCGTAGTCACCCTCCTCGAGCTT
The Brachypodium distachyon strain Bd21 chromosome 2, Brachypodium_distachyon_v3.0, whole genome shotgun sequence genome window above contains:
- the LOC100846104 gene encoding ATP-dependent 6-phosphofructokinase 6 produces the protein MASHIILPKEEEEEEGLGVAVEADHDSPEPPRYQAEPVPKALPFSATCVRISRDSYPNLRALRNASAVSLRDDDADFVKLEEGDYGYVLDDVQHLTDYLPELPTFPNPLQDHPAYSTVKQYFVNADDTVPEKVVVQKNSPRGVHFRRAGPRQRVYFEPEDVKACIVTCGGLCPGLNTVIRELVCGLSHMYNVNDVFGIQNGYKGFYSSNYLPMTPKSVNDIHKRGGTVLGTSRGGHDTRKIVDNIQDRGINQVYIIGGDGTQKGAYEIFKEIRRRGLKVAVAGIPKTIDNDIAVIDKSFGFDTAVEEAQRAIDAAHVEASSAENGIGLVKLMGRYSGFIAMCATLASRDVDCCLIPESPFYLEGEGGLFEYIERRLKENNHMVIVVAEGAGQDLIAKSIPAADQLDASGNKLLLDVGLWLTHKIKDYCKSKKMEMTIKYIDPTYMIRAIPSNASDNVYCTLLAHSAIHGAMAGYSSTVGMVHGRHAYIPFHRVTSTRNKVKITDRMWARLLSSTNQPSFLTQKDIDEAREADRLANRPPVPAGTSELREHTEKHPASESANGSGDVQEPLASESPRPHQPATVFAATTTSAPASSATTCVEDSRTLEDDMGATGPPETPERDTETPPQEAEETERTKEEKQKPEQPETPERSEPPPRAAEHARADDAQPAADVDTFNPDGCTTPQPAHGSEWPDDHGSSSSPRREKTKPEPEPAGASGKRPDVASSSKFNLFAFRSFSRDKKKGEKSGVALAATAEGRAPSQQDRPAQGKTWEEADKDKGKKARWKRFWK